One Halovivax ruber XH-70 genomic region harbors:
- a CDS encoding glycosyltransferase family 4 protein, translated as MKVLNLVTSPRPFFDNQVRTLEARGVDVTTICVPGRESQSETRSLTDYLAYYPHVLGQSLSGYDLVHANYGLTAPFALTQPTRPVVLTLWGSDLMGRYARVSERCSAFCDAIVVPTSAMAAQLSSPADLIPFGVDSDLFRPIPQEVARERVGWPTDERIALFPYDPSRSVKNYDLAETVVAEAAGQLTLESLGDVSYDRMPLYMNASDLVLVTSRRESGPLTVKEAALCNVPIVSTDVGFVRDVLSPVQSAHVCESKAELVAGVDAVLQSDVAPSGRDELKANVSMDRMGDQLVDVYERVLE; from the coding sequence ATGAAGGTGTTGAACCTCGTCACGTCGCCGCGGCCCTTTTTCGACAATCAGGTCCGGACGCTCGAAGCACGCGGCGTCGACGTTACGACGATCTGCGTCCCTGGACGGGAGTCCCAGTCGGAGACGCGGTCGCTGACCGACTACCTCGCCTACTACCCGCACGTCCTCGGCCAGTCGCTGTCGGGGTACGATCTCGTCCACGCAAACTACGGATTGACGGCCCCGTTCGCGCTGACCCAGCCAACTCGCCCCGTCGTGCTGACGCTCTGGGGATCTGACCTCATGGGACGGTACGCACGAGTGAGCGAGCGCTGTAGCGCGTTCTGTGACGCGATCGTCGTGCCGACGTCGGCGATGGCGGCACAGCTCTCGTCGCCCGCCGACCTGATCCCGTTCGGCGTGGACTCCGACCTGTTCCGACCGATCCCGCAGGAGGTCGCCAGGGAGCGAGTCGGGTGGCCGACGGACGAGCGCATCGCCCTCTTCCCGTACGACCCTTCGCGTTCGGTGAAGAACTACGATCTCGCCGAGACCGTCGTCGCCGAGGCTGCGGGTCAACTCACGCTCGAATCGCTCGGTGACGTCTCCTACGATCGAATGCCTCTCTACATGAACGCGAGCGATCTAGTTCTCGTGACGTCGAGACGGGAGAGCGGCCCGTTGACCGTCAAAGAGGCCGCGCTCTGTAACGTCCCGATCGTCTCGACCGACGTCGGATTCGTCAGGGACGTCCTTTCTCCCGTCCAGTCGGCGCACGTCTGCGAGTCAAAAGCCGAACTCGTCGCCGGCGTCGACGCCGTGCTCCAATCCGACGTGGCCCCCAGTGGTCGCGACGAACTGAAAGCGAACGTGAGCATGGACCGGATGGGCGACCAGCTCGTAGACGTCTACGAACGCGTCCTCGAGTGA
- a CDS encoding flippase, whose protein sequence is MSLRRTLLERFQFEFVARLVGSISGGLLAFGLARILSTDEYGLLFLAISVFSVVELLSRLGVPKAGARYITLYREKDPAQVPGLLRYTFVLNVGLALVASGLLFVGAGPIARVVGESTLEPLLQLGSVFVAATAVFKFARIELQAFEDIDSAAIVYSIERASRAVIALTLAVLGFGAVGALVGYVVAAVVGGLLGAGILYRTYLHGTSVSAIDAELRRRVLSYSVPITATTAANRIDNKLDTILVGVFLDPTAVAFYTLPGQIREFVQTPVAAVGFSLSPTFESQKAGGNADRAARMYEQTIFYVLLLYIPAATGMAIVAEPFITIVFGSEYAGAVPVLQILAIHIVLVAVAIVTSNSLDYLGRARERAIAKTVTALCNLGLNVLLIPTIGVVGAAIATVLTFSVYTAVAVYIMGQELDLRSRWLAARVGKIVLVTAVMVPGVYGILSLGDGLFTLGLAVIGGVAIWLGSSLSLNLIRTEDVKSYL, encoded by the coding sequence ATGTCCCTTCGACGAACGTTGCTCGAGCGGTTTCAGTTCGAGTTCGTCGCGCGCCTCGTCGGCTCGATCTCGGGTGGGCTGCTCGCGTTCGGTCTGGCCCGAATCCTGTCGACCGACGAGTACGGACTCCTGTTCCTCGCCATCTCCGTCTTCAGCGTCGTCGAGCTGCTCAGCCGGCTCGGCGTCCCGAAGGCCGGCGCCCGCTACATCACCCTGTATCGGGAGAAAGACCCAGCGCAGGTCCCCGGATTGCTGCGGTACACCTTCGTCCTCAACGTCGGGCTGGCGCTCGTGGCGTCGGGGCTCCTGTTCGTCGGCGCCGGACCGATTGCCCGGGTCGTCGGCGAATCAACACTGGAGCCGTTACTGCAACTCGGTTCGGTCTTCGTCGCCGCGACCGCCGTCTTCAAATTCGCCCGGATCGAGTTGCAGGCGTTCGAGGACATCGATTCGGCGGCGATCGTCTACTCGATCGAGCGCGCCAGTCGGGCCGTCATCGCACTCACGCTCGCGGTGCTCGGATTCGGGGCGGTCGGCGCCCTGGTCGGCTACGTCGTCGCGGCCGTGGTCGGCGGCCTCCTCGGGGCAGGCATCCTCTACCGAACCTATCTCCACGGGACATCCGTTTCCGCGATCGACGCCGAGTTGCGGCGTCGGGTCCTCAGCTATTCGGTTCCCATCACCGCCACGACCGCCGCCAACCGGATCGACAACAAGCTCGACACGATCCTCGTCGGCGTGTTCCTGGATCCGACCGCCGTCGCGTTCTACACGCTACCGGGCCAGATCCGGGAGTTCGTCCAGACGCCCGTCGCCGCGGTTGGGTTCTCCCTGTCACCGACGTTCGAATCCCAAAAGGCCGGCGGGAACGCCGACCGCGCGGCGCGAATGTACGAGCAGACGATCTTCTACGTCCTCTTGTTGTACATTCCGGCGGCGACGGGAATGGCGATCGTCGCCGAGCCGTTCATCACGATCGTCTTCGGAAGCGAGTACGCGGGCGCAGTTCCCGTCCTCCAGATACTGGCGATCCACATCGTCCTCGTCGCCGTCGCCATCGTGACGAGCAACAGTCTCGACTACCTCGGCCGGGCCAGAGAACGGGCGATCGCGAAGACCGTGACCGCGCTGTGTAACCTCGGGCTGAACGTCCTCCTGATCCCGACGATCGGCGTGGTCGGCGCCGCGATCGCGACCGTCCTCACCTTCTCGGTGTACACCGCCGTCGCGGTCTACATCATGGGCCAGGAACTGGACCTCCGCAGCCGCTGGCTCGCAGCCAGGGTCGGGAAGATCGTCCTCGTCACCGCGGTGATGGTGCCGGGCGTCTACGGCATTCTCTCCCTGGGAGACGGACTCTTCACCCTCGGACTGGCCGTCATCGGCGGCGTCGCGATCTGGCTGGGTAGTTCGCTCTCGCTGAACCTCATCCGCACCGAGGACGTCAAAAGCTATCTGTGA
- a CDS encoding alkaline phosphatase family protein, with product MGRIVVIGLDGFHDEVLQFTPHIDSLFTDNPSGALTSTAPPVTAPAWASFQTGKNQGKHGLYDFVEFDDSMEATIRDGRSLRSRTVYERLDGAGYECFLYNLPFSNPARIDGDVVPSWLDSDSQPPTPADLYDRYDIERPWYPSFDGGTSENVETMRKSVEHNCEQFLQVLSADEHDFYFQLVSETDWLQHEAYFDLFERPDSDVGAAARAVLTAVDEHVARITDELDEDDRLLLLSDHGFTGYDRQFYVNDWLAEEGYLTFGETNIGSKDDGDTSVNVGRVGRFLFRQEWLHPVLRPLRRAVENVSSADLSVERGIDLDDSVAVCHSNDERAIRLADRLDDDERRQLRDEIVAKLNDEPGIEATDGEELYAGPYAEEAGDIIYSATASAVWRGPAGVVWRDSRKANHDPHGIVAGIGFDGTDAADLDASLVDVTPTILAAAGCAIPTDVDGEPIAALLADDPDFTEPAPYDVDAADTDADSGPNTDAEQRLKDLGYL from the coding sequence ATGGGACGGATAGTCGTGATCGGACTGGACGGTTTCCACGACGAGGTCCTCCAGTTCACCCCCCACATCGACTCGCTCTTTACCGACAATCCCAGCGGCGCCCTCACGAGTACCGCGCCGCCCGTCACCGCCCCGGCCTGGGCGTCGTTCCAGACCGGCAAGAACCAGGGCAAACACGGACTGTACGACTTCGTCGAGTTCGACGACTCGATGGAGGCGACGATCAGGGACGGTCGCTCGCTCCGCTCTCGAACGGTCTACGAACGACTCGACGGGGCCGGATACGAGTGTTTCCTCTACAACCTTCCGTTCTCGAACCCGGCCCGAATCGACGGTGACGTCGTCCCGTCCTGGCTGGATTCGGACTCCCAGCCACCGACACCGGCGGACCTCTACGACCGCTACGACATCGAGCGTCCCTGGTACCCGTCGTTCGATGGCGGGACCAGTGAGAACGTCGAGACGATGCGCAAGAGCGTCGAACACAACTGTGAGCAGTTCCTCCAGGTGCTGTCGGCCGACGAGCACGACTTTTACTTCCAGCTCGTGAGCGAGACGGACTGGCTCCAGCACGAAGCCTACTTCGACCTCTTCGAACGCCCCGATTCGGACGTCGGCGCCGCGGCGAGGGCCGTCCTCACCGCGGTCGACGAACACGTCGCACGGATCACCGACGAACTTGACGAGGACGATCGCCTGCTCCTGCTCAGTGACCACGGCTTCACCGGCTACGATCGGCAGTTCTACGTCAACGACTGGCTGGCCGAGGAGGGCTACCTCACGTTCGGTGAGACGAACATCGGGTCCAAGGACGACGGCGACACGTCGGTCAACGTCGGCCGCGTCGGCCGTTTTCTGTTCAGACAGGAGTGGCTCCATCCCGTTCTCAGACCCCTCAGGCGAGCCGTCGAGAACGTGTCGTCGGCCGACCTCTCCGTCGAGCGGGGGATCGACCTCGACGACTCCGTCGCGGTCTGTCACTCGAACGACGAGCGCGCGATCCGGCTCGCCGACCGGCTCGACGACGACGAGCGCCGACAGCTTCGCGACGAGATCGTTGCCAAACTGAACGACGAACCGGGGATCGAGGCGACGGATGGCGAGGAGTTGTACGCGGGACCGTACGCCGAGGAGGCCGGCGACATCATCTACTCGGCCACCGCCAGCGCCGTCTGGCGGGGACCGGCCGGCGTCGTCTGGCGGGATTCGCGCAAGGCCAACCACGACCCACACGGCATCGTCGCGGGGATCGGGTTCGACGGAACCGACGCCGCCGATCTCGATGCGTCCCTCGTCGACGTGACGCCGACCATCCTCGCCGCTGCCGGTTGTGCGATCCCGACCGACGTGGACGGCGAACCGATCGCTGCCCTCCTCGCCGACGATCCCGACTTTACCGAGCCGGCACCGTACGACGTGGACGCCGCCGACACCGATGCCGACAGCGGCCCCAACACGGACGCCGAACAGCGCCTCAAGGATCTGGGCTACCTCTGA
- a CDS encoding DUF1616 domain-containing protein, whose protein sequence is MVERRTLWLMIPRPIRTLPADLSLVVVLAIATPVATLAPVLRETPVWIPLVPVFVLFLPGYALVAALFPAASDTSHGTAVDGTTESTTAVGETTPTGTGDDQVDSSRRIGVTAGVDRPRIDGIERVALSFALSVAIAPLIGLGLSVTPWGIELEPILVTMTLFSFLAVIVAAVRRSRLPTDDQFRVPSRAWSGGIYRAFFEPDSRTDALLNVFLALAVVFAFAAVGFAAVAPQQGERFSAIYLLGEDSDGELGTGNFTTELTRGEPVELVVGVDNHEHERTSYEVVVLEQELAFETGEEPGPEGAPIGNQSTVTDATVTDQRELDRFNTTLSHDETWHHPHTVEPTVTGENVRLVWLLFPDDTVPSEPSMADAEYSVFRWVDVDEPTDE, encoded by the coding sequence ATGGTCGAGAGACGGACGTTGTGGTTGATGATCCCCCGTCCGATCCGGACGTTGCCAGCTGATCTGTCCCTGGTGGTCGTCCTGGCGATTGCCACTCCTGTCGCCACGCTCGCACCGGTGCTCCGCGAGACGCCAGTGTGGATCCCGCTCGTTCCTGTGTTCGTGTTGTTTCTGCCCGGCTATGCCCTCGTCGCCGCGCTGTTTCCAGCGGCGAGCGACACGTCCCACGGGACGGCGGTCGACGGAACCACCGAGTCGACCACGGCGGTTGGCGAGACCACTCCAACCGGGACCGGCGACGACCAGGTCGACAGCTCTCGACGGATCGGTGTGACAGCTGGAGTCGATCGACCGAGAATCGACGGAATCGAGCGCGTCGCCCTCTCGTTCGCGTTGAGTGTCGCAATCGCTCCACTGATCGGACTGGGACTCTCGGTCACGCCCTGGGGTATCGAACTGGAGCCGATTCTGGTGACGATGACACTGTTCTCGTTCCTCGCCGTGATCGTCGCTGCAGTGCGTCGCTCACGCCTCCCGACCGACGACCAATTTCGTGTCCCGTCTCGTGCCTGGTCCGGGGGCATCTACAGGGCGTTCTTCGAACCGGATTCTCGCACCGATGCGCTCTTGAACGTGTTTCTCGCGCTTGCGGTAGTGTTCGCGTTTGCGGCCGTCGGGTTCGCTGCGGTCGCTCCACAGCAGGGTGAACGGTTTTCGGCGATCTATCTCCTCGGCGAGGACAGTGACGGTGAGCTTGGAACCGGGAACTTCACGACGGAACTCACTCGTGGTGAACCCGTCGAACTCGTCGTCGGCGTCGATAATCACGAGCACGAGCGAACATCGTACGAGGTGGTGGTTCTGGAGCAGGAGCTAGCCTTCGAAACTGGTGAGGAGCCGGGCCCGGAGGGAGCGCCGATCGGGAATCAGAGCACCGTGACCGACGCGACCGTGACCGACCAACGCGAACTCGATCGGTTCAATACGACACTCTCGCACGACGAGACCTGGCACCATCCACACACGGTCGAACCGACGGTCACTGGTGAGAACGTCCGTCTGGTGTGGTTGCTGTTCCCCGACGATACCGTGCCATCGGAGCCGTCGATGGCCGATGCTGAGTATAGTGTGTTCCGCTGGGTGGACGTCGATGAACCGACGGACGAGTGA
- a CDS encoding alpha/beta fold hydrolase has protein sequence MPRACRDGVGLAYEVEPATADDGTRDDDTDRAPIVLVPGVELGRWAWRWQRDAVRGKRRLLAPALRGTGPRLRTDGGVAIDDGARRSDAGFPPLVPSLPGPLRRPIVSRGDSATVAALADDLAAVIADDSAFGRGRSQDVHLVGQGLGGAIALEYAIEHGGVRSLTLVGTRHGGPGTPETPDSVRSQALDPDGVGRTRRRNRLRPFFAADFLARNPHLFARIVDWQADQGPDAATREAQWAAWDRDDPTDRLDDVPVPTLVVHGTADRLVPVEHGHALAEAIPESTIELLEGCGHTVGVEAADRVAARLTTFVDSVE, from the coding sequence ATGCCTCGTGCCTGTCGTGACGGCGTCGGACTCGCCTACGAGGTCGAGCCAGCCACCGCCGACGACGGAACGCGAGACGACGACACCGACCGGGCGCCGATCGTCCTCGTCCCCGGTGTCGAGCTCGGGCGGTGGGCCTGGCGCTGGCAGCGCGACGCCGTTCGCGGAAAGCGGCGACTGCTCGCCCCCGCACTTCGGGGAACCGGGCCGCGCCTCAGGACCGACGGCGGCGTCGCGATCGACGACGGCGCTCGTCGCTCCGACGCAGGATTTCCTCCACTTGTCCCATCGCTTCCGGGTCCGCTTCGACGCCCCATCGTCTCTCGCGGAGACAGCGCCACCGTGGCCGCGCTCGCCGACGATCTGGCCGCCGTGATCGCGGACGATTCGGCGTTCGGCCGTGGCCGATCACAGGACGTCCACCTCGTCGGCCAGGGACTCGGCGGCGCGATCGCCCTCGAGTACGCCATCGAGCACGGCGGCGTCCGCTCACTGACGCTCGTCGGAACGCGCCACGGCGGACCCGGGACACCAGAGACACCCGACTCTGTCCGCTCGCAGGCGCTCGACCCGGACGGAGTGGGACGGACGCGCCGACGAAACCGCCTCCGTCCCTTCTTCGCCGCAGACTTTCTCGCCCGGAACCCACACCTGTTCGCCCGGATCGTCGACTGGCAGGCCGACCAGGGGCCCGACGCCGCCACCCGCGAGGCACAGTGGGCCGCCTGGGATCGGGACGACCCGACGGACCGACTGGACGACGTCCCGGTACCGACGCTCGTCGTGCACGGGACGGCAGACCGGCTCGTCCCCGTCGAACACGGCCACGCGCTCGCCGAGGCGATTCCGGAGAGTACGATCGAACTGCTAGAGGGGTGCGGGCACACGGTCGGCGTCGAGGCAGCCGATCGGGTGGCTGCCAGACTCACAACGTTCGTAGACTCGGTCGAGTAG
- the priL gene encoding DNA primase regulatory subunit PriL, producing MDALYARYPFLEAARETVAEEAVDLATVVETEPAVVERAASRVEWALETGEVGDPAPDNRVELLSYPVARVLVSLVGERVLVRRYARAEAAVAHERFVADLADTTELKSVDSSGLDLDDLLAEFDLTESVREAPSLADDAASSAGGSATQSSTGATVQSSDQSTYLLEVGAYLPLAADCWGDEWRLVNRALADGEVPVTETELLTLLQEAVGNRVAEGLPFPDVPDPIADALEAEAADLRELVAELELVREIDTVVPELFPPCMKALLDDIQKGEHLPHHSRFAITAFLSSIGMTTDEIVELYRVNSAFGEQMTRYQTDHIRGETSPTEYSPPSCATMQSYGDCVNMDDLCERIPHPMAYYEQRLDDAEDEDGEIEDWRETLEGETAE from the coding sequence ATGGACGCGCTGTACGCACGGTACCCGTTTCTCGAGGCCGCGCGGGAGACGGTCGCCGAGGAGGCGGTCGACCTGGCGACCGTCGTCGAGACGGAACCGGCGGTCGTCGAGCGGGCCGCGTCGCGCGTCGAGTGGGCGCTCGAGACGGGTGAGGTGGGTGACCCTGCGCCGGACAATCGGGTCGAGCTGCTATCGTATCCGGTCGCGCGGGTGCTCGTCTCGCTCGTCGGCGAACGGGTCCTGGTCCGGCGATACGCTCGCGCGGAGGCGGCCGTCGCGCACGAGCGCTTCGTCGCCGACCTGGCGGATACGACGGAGTTGAAGAGCGTCGATTCGTCCGGGCTGGATCTCGACGACCTGCTCGCGGAGTTCGACCTCACCGAATCGGTGCGCGAAGCGCCATCACTGGCAGACGATGCGGCCTCGTCCGCCGGTGGATCCGCAACACAGTCGTCTACGGGTGCCACAGTACAGTCGAGCGACCAGTCGACCTACCTGCTCGAGGTTGGCGCGTACCTGCCCCTCGCCGCGGATTGCTGGGGTGACGAGTGGCGGCTGGTCAACCGGGCACTCGCCGACGGCGAGGTCCCCGTGACGGAGACCGAACTCCTGACACTCCTCCAGGAGGCCGTCGGGAATCGCGTCGCGGAGGGCTTGCCCTTCCCCGACGTCCCGGACCCGATCGCCGACGCCCTCGAGGCCGAGGCGGCCGACCTCCGCGAACTGGTCGCCGAACTCGAACTCGTCCGCGAGATCGACACGGTCGTGCCGGAGCTCTTCCCGCCCTGTATGAAGGCGCTGCTCGACGACATCCAGAAGGGAGAGCACCTGCCCCATCACTCGCGATTCGCCATCACGGCCTTCCTCTCCTCGATCGGCATGACGACGGACGAGATCGTCGAACTCTACCGCGTCAACTCCGCGTTCGGCGAACAGATGACCCGCTATCAGACCGATCACATCCGCGGCGAGACCTCGCCCACGGAGTACTCGCCACCGTCCTGTGCCACCATGCAGTCCTATGGCGACTGCGTCAACATGGACGACCTCTGTGAGCGGATTCCGCATCCGATGGCCTACTACGAACAGCGCCTCGACGATGCCGAGGACGAGGACGGAGAGATCGAGGACTGGCGGGAGACGCTAGAGGGCGAGACGGCGGAGTAG
- a CDS encoding DUF7342 family protein: MTGFDPVQPGDDGEPDRSRWQGDRDTFDRVYDTLLGITEPTAATEIAEIAGCSPNAAKKHLDRLAEMGVATAASTSRPTTYERNEGYLEWQTATRIAQELSVADIVDRVERLEDERDAYEVRFGATDPAAVSAFDSDDHGDVHDRMAAIADWHATIRDIRQYELARQIAQNDGRLLPA, encoded by the coding sequence ATGACGGGGTTCGATCCGGTCCAGCCCGGTGACGACGGCGAGCCAGATCGGTCGCGCTGGCAGGGCGATCGTGATACCTTCGACCGGGTGTACGACACGCTGCTCGGGATCACGGAACCGACGGCGGCCACCGAGATCGCCGAGATCGCCGGCTGTTCGCCGAACGCGGCCAAGAAGCACCTCGACCGACTCGCGGAGATGGGGGTCGCCACGGCGGCGTCGACGAGTCGTCCGACGACCTACGAGCGAAACGAGGGCTATCTGGAGTGGCAGACCGCAACCCGTATCGCCCAAGAGCTCTCCGTCGCGGATATCGTCGATCGGGTCGAGCGACTGGAAGACGAACGCGACGCGTACGAAGTGCGGTTCGGCGCCACGGATCCTGCGGCAGTCTCCGCGTTCGACAGTGACGATCACGGCGACGTACACGACCGGATGGCTGCCATCGCCGACTGGCATGCCACGATTCGCGACATCCGACAGTACGAACTCGCCCGGCAGATCGCCCAGAACGACGGGCGCCTCCTCCCCGCGTAA
- a CDS encoding helix-turn-helix domain-containing protein gives MRYLTVRIDPRENGGIHPVGGRLTAAPAISREAIHSVELLDDGTILLFAEGSGDRDRYEAITADSPHVIDALVSGTDPWFAVSQFEPSDETRRLLELRRESNVSVELPIRIEDDGALRVTFMGSDADIQALYRTVEAGSTLSFDVVETGSYDPADAPLARRLTRRQRDVLEAAVELGYYAAPREATLEDVAERVGIAASTAGEHLRKAEARVFTALVR, from the coding sequence GTGCGATACCTCACGGTGCGCATCGATCCGCGCGAAAATGGCGGTATCCATCCTGTCGGCGGGCGACTCACGGCAGCTCCGGCGATCTCGCGAGAAGCGATCCACTCGGTGGAACTGCTCGACGATGGAACGATCCTTCTCTTTGCCGAGGGCAGCGGCGATCGGGACCGGTACGAAGCGATTACAGCCGACTCGCCCCACGTAATCGACGCGCTGGTTAGCGGGACCGATCCCTGGTTCGCGGTGAGTCAGTTCGAACCTAGCGACGAGACGCGACGATTGCTCGAACTCCGCCGCGAATCGAACGTGAGCGTCGAACTGCCGATTCGGATCGAGGACGACGGCGCGCTTCGGGTCACGTTCATGGGTAGCGACGCCGACATCCAGGCGCTGTACCGGACCGTCGAGGCCGGCTCGACGCTCTCGTTCGACGTCGTCGAGACGGGCTCGTACGATCCGGCCGACGCACCACTCGCGCGGCGACTGACGCGGAGACAGCGCGACGTCCTCGAAGCAGCGGTCGAATTGGGATACTACGCGGCTCCCCGGGAGGCGACGCTCGAAGACGTCGCCGAGAGGGTCGGTATCGCGGCCTCCACGGCCGGGGAACACCTCCGGAAGGCCGAAGCGCGCGTGTTCACAGCACTGGTTCGGTGA
- a CDS encoding FAD-dependent oxidoreductase: protein MRQNGTLDVAIVGGGICGLTTAIALERRGIEPRIYEAATEYRPVGAGILLHTNAMLVFDRLGLTDRIRDAGVALDDGEIRSPTGTVLQRLDLAGVERAAFGHGYVAIHRAALQRVLLDALEAEVRTDAVCTAVDSTAPPIATFADGTTIEPDVLVGADGIDSTVREAIVPGVSRRRLESVVYRAVVPIDLPPTYRRRGFQCWGVGTYTGGARIDADRVYWFGTAPEPLRPESADPAAKLAAIREHYGGYPEPVPSIIAALEPGDVFRSALADVPRLERWRRGNVVLAGDAAHALLPFGGQGAAQGIEDAIVLARALATRDEPAAALDSYERTRKPRADRVHDEARRMGWLATRQSSLGARVRNLGVRVLPRRLFDRIRRRRIAETPLPKATTPE, encoded by the coding sequence ATGCGTCAGAACGGCACGCTCGACGTGGCGATCGTCGGCGGTGGAATCTGCGGGCTAACGACGGCGATTGCGCTCGAACGGCGAGGGATCGAGCCGCGGATCTACGAGGCGGCCACCGAGTACCGACCCGTAGGCGCTGGTATCCTCCTCCACACGAACGCGATGCTCGTCTTCGATCGCCTCGGACTCACCGACCGGATTCGGGACGCCGGCGTCGCGCTAGACGACGGGGAGATCCGTTCCCCGACCGGCACGGTACTGCAGCGGCTCGATCTGGCGGGCGTCGAACGCGCCGCGTTCGGTCACGGCTACGTCGCGATTCACCGGGCGGCGCTTCAGCGTGTTCTCCTCGACGCGCTCGAGGCCGAGGTGCGGACCGACGCGGTCTGTACCGCCGTCGACTCGACGGCGCCGCCGATCGCCACGTTCGCGGATGGGACGACGATCGAACCGGACGTCCTCGTCGGCGCGGATGGCATCGATTCGACGGTCCGTGAGGCGATCGTTCCGGGGGTGAGCCGACGGCGACTGGAGAGCGTGGTGTATCGAGCGGTCGTCCCGATCGACCTGCCACCGACCTACCGCAGGCGCGGCTTTCAGTGCTGGGGTGTCGGCACGTATACTGGCGGGGCACGGATCGACGCCGATCGCGTCTACTGGTTCGGCACCGCCCCGGAACCGCTGAGACCCGAGTCCGCGGACCCGGCTGCGAAACTGGCGGCGATTCGCGAACACTACGGCGGGTATCCCGAACCGGTTCCCAGTATCATCGCCGCCCTCGAACCCGGCGACGTCTTCCGTTCGGCACTGGCCGACGTGCCGCGGCTCGAACGGTGGCGCCGCGGTAATGTCGTCCTCGCCGGCGACGCGGCCCACGCCTTGCTCCCGTTCGGTGGCCAGGGTGCCGCCCAGGGAATCGAAGACGCGATCGTCCTGGCACGCGCGCTCGCGACCCGAGACGAACCGGCGGCGGCCCTCGATTCCTACGAGAGGACGCGAAAGCCCCGCGCCGATCGCGTACACGACGAGGCGCGTCGCATGGGCTGGCTGGCGACCAGGCAATCGTCGCTGGGGGCACGAGTCAGAAATCTCGGCGTCCGAGTACTTCCGAGACGGCTGTTCGACCGGATTCGGCGGCGCAGAATTGCCGAGACGCCCCTTCCGAAGGCGACGACACCGGAGTGA
- a CDS encoding DUF4382 domain-containing protein, with protein sequence MKRRTFVTATAGGLALTAGCMGALGGDDQGRGTVRFYVSDEPNRIDDFETLDVTISTVALKPASEDDEDDANGNESETDDGVTDGDADSENADGNESTEDTDDSTDSADDETAADETDDGEGGDAPEDGRGGWDEYDLDDPTVDLTKLKGPKATVLDELDVPAGEYVAVDMFVSDIHAVLTDGTETTLKIPSERLKIRTPFTVAADEELDFVYDIAPKKAGQSGKYILTPVISESGTEAEIEEVDASSDGGA encoded by the coding sequence ATGAAACGACGCACCTTCGTCACGGCAACGGCGGGCGGTCTCGCACTGACAGCTGGTTGTATGGGCGCGCTCGGCGGCGACGACCAAGGGCGTGGAACGGTCCGGTTCTACGTGAGTGACGAGCCGAACCGAATCGACGACTTCGAGACACTCGACGTCACCATCTCGACGGTCGCGTTGAAACCCGCGAGCGAGGACGACGAAGACGATGCGAACGGCAACGAGTCGGAGACGGACGACGGAGTCACGGATGGCGACGCCGACTCGGAGAACGCGGATGGCAACGAGTCCACGGAGGACACGGACGACAGCACTGACTCGGCCGACGACGAAACGGCAGCGGACGAGACCGATGACGGCGAGGGCGGCGACGCCCCCGAGGACGGTCGCGGCGGCTGGGACGAGTACGACCTCGACGATCCGACGGTCGACCTCACGAAGCTGAAAGGGCCGAAAGCCACCGTCCTGGACGAACTCGACGTTCCCGCGGGCGAGTACGTCGCGGTCGACATGTTCGTTTCGGACATCCACGCGGTGCTCACCGACGGCACCGAGACCACGCTGAAGATCCCCAGCGAGCGGCTCAAGATTCGAACGCCCTTCACGGTCGCCGCCGACGAGGAACTCGACTTCGTCTACGACATCGCACCCAAGAAGGCCGGCCAGAGCGGGAAGTACATCCTGACCCCGGTCATCAGCGAGAGCGGAACCGAGGCCGAGATCGAGGAAGTCGATGCGAGCAGCGATGGCGGCGCATAG